The Musa acuminata AAA Group cultivar baxijiao chromosome BXJ3-6, Cavendish_Baxijiao_AAA, whole genome shotgun sequence region CACAAGACTGGAAAGACGAGGCCCGTCATGGTCAATGGGAAGCAGAAGGGGTGCAAGAAGATCCTGGTGCTGTACACCAACTTCGGGAAGCACAGGAAGCCCGAGAAGACCAACTGGGTCATGCACCAGTACCACCTGGGAGagctggaggaggagaaggaaggggaGCTTGTGGTGTCCAAGATATTCTACCAGACCCAACCGAGGCAGTGCAACTTGTCAGAGAGGAGCACAGCAGTTGCAGCAGCCATGGAGGGCATGGACCAAAGAAGGGATAGTGGAAGTGGAAGTTGCTCCTCCAAAGAGGCTGGTGTGTCTGGGTACagtggcatggagatgcaccagcaCATGAAGCCTGATAACTTTAGCTTTGCTCCTTTTAGAGAAAGCTTCAATGAGGTAATTCCCACAGGCTTTTGTTCATATCAGTTCAGCAGTTCTCATCCATTTTGTTGAGTTCCATATGCCTCTTCAAGCAATTCATAGTCATCTTAGTTTTCTGAAGGATGCTAACTTCTTGATGCTAATCTTCAACATTAAGTAGTCTTAGTAAGAGAATATCTCGGATAAGGTTCATTCACTTCACTTCAATTAAATCTTAGATAGTCACTTTGTAGTTGGTGAATTTACTGATTATTCAGAGttttaattagaaaaaaaaaggaagagaactcAACTTggaattcctttttttttctgatttcttAGTGAGGCATGAAAATTCAGAAGAAATCACATATATGACTTGATTGTTTCTTCAAAATCTATACACGAATGTGGTGTTCTTTGTGCATCTAAACTTAGTTGATGGCACATCTAAACTATCTGGATAACGTAAAGAATAGAGAAGGGCATCTTAGATGAACTCTCACATCAGTTCATTCAAATCACAAGCAACACTTAAAAGCATGGCAGTCTCACTTGGTGCACCTTCCCTACCAAGAACAAGGGGGGAGAAAGAGAAGCAAAAGGGACagaagacacacacacacactgaaAGCGAAGTAGGGAGGGATTTGACCTGGAATTGTTTGGTGAGTGTGCAACAGGTGGCCATGGGAGAGCCACCGAAGGCGAGAGATGAGCACGCAGAGCACGAGCGCCGCGCCAGGCCGCCACCACATTATCTGGCCCAGgagaagcagcagcaacaacgACGGCAACAACGGCAGGGGGCTCCGGCAACATCTTTCCACATTACCAGGCCGATGAACCCCATCTCGACCGTTATCTCCGCTCCTCCACTCCACCACGCGTCGGTCGTCCTCGGAGACCCATTTCATGTCTCAAGGATCCTTTTCCAAGCTGATAAGTCTCAGGTATGGCAATTGAGTTTGGAAGATAAAATGTGTTCCATTCTCTGTTAATTATATttatcctcttttcttttcttttcctttttttttcttttctttaatagtttttaaaaaaatctttttctttttgtgggaAAGACACAATTTTTTAGTATAAATCTTTATTTTTCAGTCCCAGAAGAACTGATCTCATGAGTGGAGTCTGATAGATTCTTAATATTTATTTGGGTATTATACCCCAAATAAATTTGGTATTATATTTTACTCTGGTTTAATTTCTTTACAAGATGAAAACTAACTTAGTTATGATCAtcagcaacaacaacagcagcaagCACAGAGGCAGCAACAGAAGCTGGAAGGTGGATCTGCTTCTGGCCTGGAAGAACTGGTTTTGAGTTGCACCTCAGCTGGACATAGAGGCGTAAGTAGAACCATCAATGAGAACTTATATTTCTAAAGAcatcctttctctttttcttatcTCATTGTGCTGTCAAGTTACTACTACAGGAAGACCAAAAATACTTAGCTTAACTAGGAATCAAATAAGGGAGAAAGCAATTTGTTTCTGCTTGAGCAGCACATACTAGCCCAAGAAAATTCTTCTAGTTATATAGTTTAGATGTGAGGCAAACTGGAAGCAATTTGCATCATATCTCTTCTGATTTGATTCAGATATTAGTTTGCtgatcctttctttttctttagcaATTTGATTCAGATATTAGAATCTAGATAagagtaaaagagaaagagagcctTCTTAATCAGTGATCAACTTGGAAATTGAATCTAGACAAGGAACTTCCTGGCCTTTCTTTAATACCAGGAAAGTGAAAGAGAAAAAGCTTATGTTGTTTTGCTGCCTGGACTAAAGGAACATGCCATTATTCTGGAATATTTAATTTAAGAaagataaaggaaaaaagaaacatgAGTCTCTCTCCTACTTTTCATGTCTGCTAAACTTGAATCAAGTTTCTTTGCATCTTCTGATTGCATGTTGCTCTcagaaagaagaagattttgCAGTGGGATTGATATTACACTAATATTGTGTAGATAAACCAAGACATGGTGTTTTCTTTGTGTCATCAGTTAATATTTTTTTGCCCCTTGAAGCATATTTTAGATATCAGTTTGCCAAATTTACTATTAACTTTCACAATTTAGCTTATGTGTGTACAAATTTCAATTATGGAAATCAAAATGAGTCTGTCTTTTTGACCTTTGCATGCTCTCTCTTGTCAGGAAACATCAATCCCACACTCCCAAGAGACAGAATGGCAGTACTCATACTGGTCATCTGACAACCCAGATCATCATGGGTAatgacaaaaaagaagaaagccaGAGAACTAACCAAACACCATCACCATCATATCTCATCAGTGGTCACACTATGCATGTTCAGGTtggacagaagcagaatacatttatatattatctatatatagagagagaatgaGAGAATAGTGTTCCTTAACTCTAGTAGCTGAAGCCTCAGTAACCAAATACTAACTACACAATAAGCCAGATTGGGCAGGAACAAAGTAGAAAGAGtgttttgtcaaaaagaaagagaagaaagtgaTTGAAGAGAGACCAAGAAAGAAGAATGAATGCTGCTGCTGTTTGCTGACAGCAGCAGGATAAAAATGCCTGGAGTGAATCAACCATGCGTTTGAGATTAACAATCTCATCATGCCCATAAAGTCTCCATCATCAACTAATACCCATGTTTTGATTGTTTTTAATTGTATTTATTACAAATGTGTCAAATTTTTAGCTTTGTTGTTCATGTCTATTTTACTTTGTATGTTAAAGAGGAAGGTAAGAAAGACAAGAATGAATGAATGTTTTCTCAAAGAACTACTTATTCTTGTAATTGTTTATCAACGGTGTCTTCTGGGAACTGAAGGATTTTTATGTTTCTTTGAGATTGATGTCGATTTTGTTTGGTTATAAGTCATTGAATTGGCCTCAGACAGATCCTCCAATGATATGTTTACATGCATACTCACAAGAACAATTCTCCAGGATGCAAGAAATATCTCATCCTGCTTCTGCTCACATTATATATATGTTGAAACCCAAGCCACCTACCTGTCAATCTAATCTAACTAAACCTAACTATGTTGGAAGATATCCAAACTCAATTTAAGTGAGTTGGGATGTTATTGCTCACATTACATCCATGAATCTGATGTCTTGTTGTTTATGTTCATTGAGTGACATCTTATTCTTCTCCCACTTCATGTCCATAGTCATTTACTTGTTGTACTGAGACAAGTGTTGCCTTTAGATACAACAAATTTGAATCCAAGCATAGCAAGCATGCAGCATGCAGATGCGAGTGTCCCTCTCAGCAGGAGATAGAAAAGAGTGCCATGTCTTCTTCACTCCCTCCTAAAGGCAATGCTCATCTTCTTCTCTTTATTGAAGATCTTGGATGCTCTTCAAAGGGCATTCGGAGTCCCATAAATAACTTGCAAGAAGAGTTGTGTAGTGGTTTGGAGAATAACAGAACATGGGCTTCCTTTATGGATTCTTGCAAATGAGCTACTTTTTAGGATGGTTCTCTTCCTTTAATGCTCCAGTGCAGCTCCAACCTATCATATTACATACTTTTAGGGTTAGGCATGTTAGGAATAAAGACATGATGATGCCGATGATGATGAGCACCTTGTCTCACACCCAGGAATAAGCAGGCATTGAAAATGGTGGAAGAGAAAGATGAAGATGAGTTCTAAGATTCTTCTTGTGGAGTGACAGTAAGCATTATTAGCATCTCCTACATTTTGGCCTTGTCAGGTCACACCATGTTCTTTTCTACTGGATTGCAGGAAACATTCGATCAGCATTCACCTGCAAAACCACTTTGTTCAAAGTTCAGCCACATGAAGAACTCATAAAACCTTACAATGGTGAAATGGACTGAGGATCGACTTGATCCAAACTGCAGTGCATTGCAAAGCTCATAGTTTTTGCTGCTGCCTTTAACTGAGAACACTCAGATGGG contains the following coding sequences:
- the LOC103987034 gene encoding NAC domain-containing protein 75, translated to MNTSPKGSVSGSSLIDAKLEEHRVCGSKQCPGCGHKFDQRPDWVGLPAGVKFDPTDQELIEHLEAKVKEEDLRSHPLIDEFIPTIDGEDGICYTHPERLPGVTRDGLSKHFFHRPSKAYTTGTRKRRKIQSECDLQKGETRWHKTGKTRPVMVNGKQKGCKKILVLYTNFGKHRKPEKTNWVMHQYHLGELEEEKEGELVVSKIFYQTQPRQCNLSERSTAVAAAMEGMDQRRDSGSGSCSSKEAGVSGYSGMEMHQHMKPDNFSFAPFRESFNEVAMGEPPKARDEHAEHERRARPPPHYLAQEKQQQQRRQQRQGAPATSFHITRPMNPISTVISAPPLHHASVVLGDPFHVSRILFQADKSQQQQQQQAQRQQQKLEGGSASGLEELVLSCTSAGHRGETSIPHSQETEWQYSYWSSDNPDHHG